A single genomic interval of Helianthus annuus cultivar XRQ/B chromosome 13, HanXRQr2.0-SUNRISE, whole genome shotgun sequence harbors:
- the LOC110898364 gene encoding spindle pole body component 110 produces MYRAQRNGKSPSSAERIDFKFSNFQALQVPKVWDKLLVSIISVETGKTVARSNKALVRNGNCQWTETLSESIWISHYDSSKELEEQLFKFVVSMGSARSGILGEATVNIVRYYTSSRSSALVSLPLKKCNYGTILQVKIQCLTPRSKLRIEGSNYAGPNTEAVDEDYDDAGSRSNGSAASPYLSAKSPSSQDLAPISLLERIKIMETSYDPSGSNQNNDSAEYSLEKERFYQKSHINGIKHDHNSNSRNSSPRSNYPNEEDMSVSKSNNSSFKSRITHNEQEYEESPPPVPPSSSMMNAGSSKNLLEAAEDTIEELRDEAKMWERNSQKLMLDLEILKEKFSDQSKVLAGTQMELSAAMAERDGMKKEVDHIKMLLEEAVVKQKVTIESKSMYNSESQSQLIKELEYELQAHKESNLDLTQQLKRNQESNIELVSILQELEETTETQRVEIEELLTVKSTLTEIEKSFNSNLVETRSLQLKLQQMEESEKTLQANMLILEQALENKIIDLENERKSNSQTLSDLEKEYKNSLSVKEEDINNLESRLTERKEIEEDQMREIQRLKTKVSEVEKECSELTNENFEVVCELEESKKVIQERNATIEEDRKVLEDYSLRIRELESLKVQHEAQIADLETEKEELQENMEIALNESNITSKCLDNLRNDLTVLSESVDSQVSANKLLERKASELEKVKGEMELRLFEMEEENIKLLDHVSELETQLKHMKYQNESTRLELEKSESEKSDLQKEVKDLENVKKLLLNAQDECEYVKSERRKLQESAEKLVEECNNLQKSYEDMTKEKAGLYDRVSRLEIELTGAREKLVISSESLVDLEEKYSSMLEEYMFKEKSLSSHLDELNQENWKLKEKITMEESLLNQMYLEKTAEIENFENEVENLKQEISRLYEQKSKLTSETSDLQSSLEEVQSRTESIENELRTVREESGSKIRDLTNELAAVKQNHKKLTTDHEKKSKLLSGYRKREERKKTMENDLELKLTISEYERQQLSEEAATLKEKLHKTLDLENELLDYKQKLDKLKNEKSNLEASLRSVSGSFEELKAEKISEYENCVNQKNALEEKLMRLEGDLTVKNAARAQDADVKNEISRIKSANLQYQLKIQQLEGEKNECLKKINALEEDLKLLSAKSKTGVHETRSQEDMDYAAKIEMLEAELDEALDSNNKYRLQLQRLKNEGRSSLLTANGKSKTEGEVITKEGFERTKSSLETELKDLRDRYLEMSLKYAEVEAEREDLVMQLKTNNSARKRYQFLDNP; encoded by the exons ATGTATAGAGCACAAAGAAATGGGAAGTCTCCGAGTTCAGCGGAGAGGATtgatttcaaattttcaaattttcaggCTCTTCAG GTACCAAAGGTATGGGACAAGCTTTTAGTGTCGATAATATCTGTAGAAACCGGAAAAACAGTTGCAAGATCAAACAAAGCGTTGGTGCGAAATGGAAATTGTCAATGGACCGAAACTCTATCGGAATCTATCTGGATTTCGCACTATGATTCTTCAAAGGAGCTTGAAGAACAACTTTTCAAATTTGTTGTTTCTATG GGGTCTGCTAGATCTGGCATTCTTGGGGAGGCGACTGTCAATATTGTACGGTATTATACGAGTTCAAGATCATCTGCACTTGTTTCTTTGCCATTGAAGAAATGCAACTATGGCACAATTTTACAG GTCAAAATCCAGTGCCTGACACCAAGATCAAAACTCAG GATCGAAGGATCAAATTACGCGGGACCCAATACAGAAGCCGTGGATGAAGATTATGACGATGCAGGTAGCAGATCAAACGGATCAGCAGCCTCACCTTATCTCAGTGCTAAATCACCTTCAAGTCAAGATCTCGCTCCCATTTCGCTTCTCGAAAGAATTAAAATCATG GAAACAAGTTACGATCCATCTGGTTCGAATCAGAACAATGATTCGGCTGAATATTCTTTAGAAAAGGAAAGATTCTATCAAAAAAGTCATATAAATGGAATCAAACACGATCATAACTCAAACTCAAGAAACAGTTCGCCTCGAAGCAACTATCCAAATGAAGAAGATATGTCTGTTTCAAAGTCAAACAACTCATCTTTCAAATCAAGAATAACCCACAACGAACAAGAGTACGAGGAGAGCCCACCACCTGTCCCCCCCTCATCGTCTATGATGAATGCAGGGTCCTCAAagaacctcctagaagcagccgAAGACACCATTGAAGAGCTTCGCGATGAAGCCAAAATGTGGGAGCGAAACTCTCAGAAACTAATGCTTGATTTGGAGATTTTGAAAGAGAAATTCTCGGATCAGTCGAAAGTCTTGGCGGGTACTCAGATGGAACTTTCGGCTGCAATGGCGGAACGTGATGGCATGAAGAAAGAAGTTGATCATATAAAGATGTTACTTGAGGAAGCAGTTGTTAAACAAAAGGTGACAATCGAGTCAAAGTCAATGTACAactccgaaagtcaaagtcaacttaTAAAGGAGCTAGAATACGAGCTGCAAGCGCATAAAGAATCGAATCTTGATTTGACGCAACAGCTGAAGAGGAATCAAGAATCTAATATCGAACTTGTGTCCATTCTTCAAGAACTAGAGGAAACTACAGAGACACAAAGGGTAGAGATTGAAGAGCTTTTGACGGTGAAGTCAACGTTGACCGAAATAGAAAAGTCATTCAATTCGAATTTGGTGGAAACTAGAAGCTTGCAGCTCAAGTTACAACAAATGGAGGAATCGGAGAAGACGTTACAAGCGAACATGTTGATTCTTGAACAAGCTTTGGAGAACAAAATCATTGATTTGGAAAACGAGCGGAAGTCAAATAGTCAAACTCTTTCGGATCTTGAAAAGGAGTACAAGAACAGTTTATCTGTAAAAGAAGAAGATATTAACAATTTGGAGTCGAGATTAACCGAAAGAAAGGAGATTGAGGAAGATCAAATGAGAGAGATCCAACGGCTGAAAACGAAAGTTAGCGAGGTGGAAAAAGAATGTAGCGAGCTAACGAATGAAAACTTTGAGGTGGTGTGTGAGCTTGAAGAATCAAAGAAAGTGATACAGGAGAGAAACGCAACGATCGAAGAGGACCGGAAGGTTCTAGAAGATTACAGTTTGAGGATTCGAGAGCTCGAGAGTTTGAAAGTGCAACACGAAGCgcagattgctgatcttgaaaCGGAGAAAGAAGAGTTACAAGAAAACATGGAGATTGCGTTGAATGAGAGCAATATAACGTCGAAATGTTTAGATAATTTAAGAAATGATTTAACGGTGCTTAGCGAAAGTGTTGATTCGCAAGTTTCGGCTAATAAGTTACTCGAACGAAAAGCAAGCGAGTTGGAAAAAGTCAAGGGCGAAATGGAGCTTCGTTTGTTCGAAATGGAAGAAGAAAACATCAAACTTCTGGATCACGTGTCCGAATTAGAAACTCAACTAAAACACATGAAATACCAAAACGAATCCACCCGACTTGAGTTGGagaaatccgaatccgaaaaatcAGATCTTCAAAAAGAAGTAAAAGACTTAGAGAATGTGAAAAAATTACTATTAAACGCTCAAGACGAGTGTGAATACGTAAAATCGGAAAGACGTAAGCTGCAAGAGTCTGCTGAGAAACTAGTTGAAGAATGCAATAACCTTCAGAAGTCATACGAAGATATGACGAAGGAAAAAGCGGGACTGTATGATCGAGTTTCACGTTTAGAGATCGAGTTAACGGGAGCTAGGGAGAAACTGGTAATTTCGTCCGAAAGTTTAGTTGATTTAGAAGAAAAATACTCTTCTATGTTGGAAGAATATATGTTCAAAGAAAAGAGTCTGTCTTCACATTTGGATGAACTTAATCAAGAAAACTGGAAACTAAAAGAAAAGATTACAATGGAAGAAAGTTTGTTGAATCAAATGTACTTAGAGAAGACAGCCGAGATCGAAAACTTCGAAAACGAGGTAGAAAATCTCAAACAGGAGATTTCGCGGCTTTATGAacagaagtcaaagttgacttctGAAACATCCGATTTACAATCTTCTCTCGAAGAAGTTCAATCGAGAACCGAATCGATTGAAAACGAGCTTCGAACGGTTCGTGAGGAGTCCGGATCGAAGATTCGAGATCTAACGAATGAGCTTGCTGCTGTTAAACAAAACCATAAGAAACTGACGACGGATCATGAGAAAAAGTCAAAGTTGTTGAGTGGTTACAGGAAGAGAGAAGAACGAAAGAAGACGATGGAGAATGATCTTGAACTTAAGCTTACGATTTCGGAATACGAACGTCAACAACTCAGTGAAGAAGCTGCAACTTTAAAAGAAAAGCTTCATAAAACTTTGGATCTTGAAAATGAATTATTGGATTATAAGCAAAAGCTTGATAAACTAAAGAACGAAAAGAGTAATCTAGAAGCTTCTCTTCGTTCGGTTTCTGGTAGTTTTGAAGAGCTGAAAGCCGAAAAGATATCAGAGTATGAGAATTGTGTAAATCAGAAAAATGCATTAGAAGAAAAGCTCATGAGATTGGAGGGTGATCTAACGGTTAAAAACGCAGCACGTGCGCAGGATGCTGACGTGAAAAATGAGATCAGTAGGATCAAGAGTGCTAACTTGCAATATCAGTTGAAAATTCAACAACTTGAAGGTGAAAAGAATGAATGCTTGAAGAAAATCAATGCTCTTGAGGAAGATCTAAAACTACTATCAGCAAAAAGCAAAACG GGTGTTCATGAGACTCGTTCGCAAGAAGATATGGATTATGCTGCAAAGATAGAGATGCTTGAAGCGGAGCTTGATGAGGCTCTTGATTCTAATAACAAGTACCGACTTCAACTTCAAAG GTTGAAAAACGAGGGGCGAAGTAGTCTTTTAACAGCTAATGGGAAATCAAAGACTGAAGGCGAAGTAATAACAAAAGAAGGGTTTGAAAGGACAAAGTCTTCTTTGGAGACAGAGCTAAAAGACCTTCGTGACCGTTACCTTGAGATGAGCCTAAAATATGCTGAGGTGGAGGCCGAACGAGAAGATCTTGTAATGcagttaaaaacaaacaacagTGCAAGGAAACGGTACCAGTTCCTCGACAACCCATGA